From Lagopus muta isolate bLagMut1 chromosome 15, bLagMut1 primary, whole genome shotgun sequence, the proteins below share one genomic window:
- the WDR90 gene encoding WD repeat-containing protein 90 — protein sequence MAAAWQSPYLNVFKHFRVEEWKRSHKEGDVTTVMDKTLKGTVYRIRGSIPASNYLQLPRTGSQSLGLCGRYLYLLFRPLPRKYFVVHLDVATEENQVVRISFSNLFKEFKSTATWLQFPFICGAAKGSLRDSTARASRQDLVGAAPANARWTCLVLDLHYVLSLYLSRRYSHLRSIKLCSNLLVKNVCTSDLLFEPGVTLSEARRASPACHGATPMPRDMAFPVPKGGKWHDHYDYIRFPPDGSSLPYDSIQRSCSSPVAGGHNSEEPLGQLPQPVTLTKAVRDRLSLIQQITSPKAMPHRCPAAAGSIPEVHLAAPEALRVGEQEAEDGMLRGMGDSVRSLAVSDGGIHVYAHQRSKRAAHATQAGSEEGVHRKGPGADAPASGRASRCRSFLPDPILKLRKVIGFGGCSTKWALWTQNSSAVVYPCHAVIVTLQIQTGEQRFFTGHTDKVSALAFNGSSTLLASAQEGPLGVLRLWDFPKGSCVAVFQTHVRAVLSLSFSYSGAVLCGVGKDRHGKTMVVVWNTAQVTRGGEVMVLARAHTDVDIQTLKIAFFDDTRMVSCGRGSVRLWRVRNGALRSCPVNLGEYHALEFTDLAFEEGNSAAREPDDRMLFVCSRSGHVLEVDYKNVCVRSARRLLPAQLQDGAGPGIAINSISISSSLCATGSADGYLRLWPLDFSAVVLEAEHEAPVSSVCISPDGHKVLCTTTARNLGYLDIQSRGYSTLMRSHEDSILAFSVEGVWKQMATVSRDSTIRVWDLVSMQQLYDFTAADEMPCAVSFHPTQRILACGFDSGVVRTFSLTASDLLAEHKQHRTRIAGLTFSPDGNFMFSSCLQGTLALYSCVAQKSQVLRVLGNVVAQDAGSGPDALVLSGDSCLLAFVGPSKYVVTVMEACSLDELLRVDISILDVNSTALDSAVRICFAPVSQGELLVSTSSNKILVLDAKTGRLVREVSPVHKLSCSSLALSKDARYLLTAGDKVIKVWDYQMRFSINFQVYIGHSEPVCQVAFTPDQRHVVSVGDAIFLWDFLAVPADGSPPALTRSSESPLLLAAEESSEKLKDVSDVPRQTIPLPLLSSPPCLDVSPVHTAGCQSIFSESDREEEACLPGRAVENGDKHASVFVAEAARSEDLIVVRPKVRPQSCRPAAPSAHDPRKETSSPQSQCCVRPDSYRHFTPHFKASVLPQSFLSPPAGNEVLKLKAVIGYNGNGRGNMVWDPDTGFFAYTCGCIIVVEDLHSGSQNHWLAHAEEISTLAVSHDAQALASASGKRDGDSHCQICIWNTQDGICTASLFHHKTQIQAMAYSRDDRFLATIGDYNDQTIALWSTYTYELLSSTRISEPVHDMAFSPFSHREMACVGKGALTFWLLEQHGADINLKVHRAPAPEVLGPAELTSLCYGADTLLYSGTNSGQVCVWDTETNSCFMMWEADEGEIGVLVCRCNRLVSGSNAKRIRLWAVGATQELRPKGPKARPSSVLLEHEITLDGTIVSMAFDDSLEMGIVGTTAGTLWYINWKESTSIRLISGHKSKVTEVSFSPDETLCATCGEDGSVRVWSLSRMELVVQFQVLNQSCQCLAWKPHPNVAWEAESQHVVAGYSDGTIRVFSISRTEMELKMHPHATTLTAIAYSTDGEMILSGGKDGIVAVSSPRTGMTIRILADHKGSAITVLQCIRKQYHDFGVQGAELWLATSSDRRVSVWASDWLKDKCELLDWLSFPAPASPEGHGSLPPSLAAFCPWEHGTLVYVGFGMQKEALFYSLRKKQVVEKISLPYFATSLSLSPAARFMAVGFSERLLRLQRCPAGLPQDYAAHDDAVHLCRFAPAGRRLLTASHSAVLVWELLGA from the exons ATGGCGGCGG CGTGGCAGAGCCCCTACCTGAACGTCTTCAAGCATTTCCGTGTGGAGGAATGGAAGCGCTCCCACAAGGAGGGAGACGTCACGACTGTGATG gacAAGACGCTGAAGGGCACGGTGTATCGCATCCGGGGCTCCATCCCTGCCAGCAACTACCTGCAGCTGCCCCGCACTGGCTCTCAGTCTCTGGGGCTGTGTGGCCGTTATCTCTACCTGCTGTTCCGGCCCCTGCCCCGCAAGTACTTCGTGGTGCACCTGGATGTGGCTACTGAG GAGAACCAGGTGGTGCGCATCTCCTTCTCCAACCTGTTCAAAGAGTTCAAATCCACGGCCACGTGGCTGCAGTTCCCCTTCATCTGTGGGGCAGCCAAGGGTTCGCTGCGTgacagcacagccagggctTCCAGGCAAG ACCTGGTGGGAGCTGCCCCTGCCAACGCACGCTGGACCTGCCTGGTGCTTGACCTGCACTATGTGCTCTCCCTGTACCTGAGCCGGCGGTACAGCCACCTGAGGAGCATCAAGCTCTGCTCCAACCTGCTGGTCAAAAACGTCTGCACCAGCGACTTGCTGTTTGAGCCAG GTGTGACGCTCTCTGAAGCCCGCCGTGCCAGTCCAGCCTGCCATGGGGCTACTCCAATGCCACGGGACATGGCCTTCCCAGTGCCCAAGGGAGGAAAATGGCACGACCACTACGACTACATCAG GTTCCCACCCGATGGCTCCAGTCTGCCGTATGACTCCAtccagaggagctgctccagtcctgTGGCAG GTGGCCACAACTCAGAGGAGCCCCTTGGCCAGCTGCCCCAGCCGGTGACGCTCACCAAAGCGGTTCGAGACCGGCTGTCCCTCATCCAGCAGATCACCAGTCCCAAGGCT ATGCCACACCggtgccctgcagctgcaggaagcatCCCTGAGGTTCACCTGGCAGCCCCAGAGGCCCTGCGTGTTggggagcaggaggcagaggatGGGATGCTGCGTGGCATGGGGGACTCCGTGCGGTCCCTGGCTGTCAGTGATGGTGGCATCCATGTGTATGCACACCAGAGGAGCAAGCGAGCTGCCCATGCCACCCAAGCAGGCTCAGAGGAG GGCGTGCATAGGAAGGGCCCAGGAGCAGATGCACCAGCCAGTGGGAGAGCCTCTCGCTGCAGG agctTCTTACCAGATCCTATCCTGAAGCTGAGGAAGGTGATTGGCTTTGGAGGCTGCAGCACCAAGTGG GCGCTGTGGACTcagaacagctctgcagtggTGTACCCCTGCCACGCAGTGATAGTAACCCTGCAGATTCAGACCGGCGAGCAGAGGTTCTTCACTGGCCACACGGATAAG GTGTCAGCGCTGGCGTTCAATggcagcagcaccctgctggCCTCGGCTCAGGAGGGTCCCCTGGGTGTGCTGCGCCTCTGGGACTTCCCCAAAGGCAGCTGCGTGGCTGTGTTCCAAACCCACGTGCGGGCCGTGCTGTCTCTCAG CTTTTCCTACAGTGGAGCCGTTCTGTGTGGCGTTGGAAAGGATCGACATGGCAAAACG atggtggtggtgtggAACACTGCCCAGGTGACCCGTGGTGGAGAGGTGATGGTGCTGGCCAGAGCGCACACAGATGTGGACATCCAGACCTTGAAGATTGCTTTTTTTGATGACACCAG GATGGTGTCGTGCGGCCGGGGCAGCGTGAGGCTGTGGCGAGTGCGGAACGGAGCGCTGCGCTCCTGTCCTGTCAACCTGGGCGAGTACCACGCACTGGAGTTCACTGACCTGGCCTTTGAGGAGGGCAACTCGGCTGCCCGTGAGCCCGACGACCGCATGCT CTTCGTCTGCAGCAGGAGTGGCCACGTCCTGGAGGTGGACTACAAGAACGTCTGTGTGCGGAGTGCGCGGcgcctgctgcctgcacagctgcaggatgGGGCAG GCCCTGGGATCGCTATAAACAGCATCAGCATCTCCTCAAGCCTTTGTGCCACGGGCTCAGCAGACGGCTACCTGCGGCTGTGGCCGCTGGACTTCTCAGCTGTTGTCCTTGAAGCag AGCACGAGGCACCGGTGAGCTCTGTCTGCATCAGCCCTGACGGCCACAAAGTCCTGTGCACAACCACAGCCAGGAATCTGGGCTACCTGGACATCCAGTCCCGAGGCTACAGCACCCTGATGCGCTCCCACGAGGATTCCATCTTGGCCTTCTCAGTGGAGGGAGTTTGGAAGCAGATGGCGACGGTGTCTCGAGACAGCACCATCCGGGTGTGGGACCTGGTGTCCATGCAGCAG CTGTACGACTTCACAGCTGCTGATGAGATGCCGTGTGCTGTGTCCTTCCACCCCACCCAGAGGATCCTCGCCTGTGGATTCGACAGCGGTGTGGTGCGGACCTTCAGCTTGACTGCCTCCGAcctgctggcagagcacaa ACAGCACCGCACTCGGATTGCTGGGCTCACCTTTTCTCCAGATGGCAACTTCATGTTCAGCTCCTGTTTGCAGGGAACTCTGGCTCTTTACAGCTGTGTGGCACAGAAAAGCCAGGTCCTGAGAGTCCTGG GTAACGTGGTGGCCCAGGATGCTGGCAGTGGTCCTGATGCTTTGGTGCTCAGTGGGGACAGCTGCCTCCTGGCCTTCGTGGGGCCCTCCAAGTACGTTGTGACCGTGATGGAGGCCTGCTCTCTGGATGAG ctgctgaggGTGGACATCAGCATCCTTGATGTGAACAGTACGGCCTTGGACTCTGCAGTGAGAATCTGCTTTGCTCCTGTGTCGCAAGGAGAGCTCCTGGTGTCCACTTCTTCCAACAAAATCCTTGTGCTTGATGCAAAAACAGGACGGCTGGTGCGAGAG GTGTCCCCCGTGCACAAGTTGTCCTGCTCTTCCTTGGCACTGAGTAAGGATGCCAGGTACCTGCTCACTGCTGGCGACAAGGTTATCAAAGTGTGGGACTACCAGATGCGCTTCAGCATCAACTTCCAG GTGTACATTGGCCACTCGGAGCCTGTGTGCCAGGTGGCCTTCACCCCAGACCAGCGGCACGTCGTCAGCGTTGGAGATGCCATCTTCCTCTGGGATTTCCTAGCTGTACCTGCAGATGGGTCTCCCCCAGCCCT GACTCGTTCCTCTGAgtcccctctgctgctggcagcag aagagAGCTCTGAGAAGCTAAAGGATGTGTCTGATGTACCTCGGCAGACAATTCCTCTTCCACTGTTGTCCTCACCACCATGTCTGGATGTCAGCCCTGTCCACACAGCGGGATGTCAAA gTATTTTCTCAGAGTCAGACAGAGAGGAGGAGGCCTGTCTGCCTGGCAGAGCAGTGGAGAATGGAGACAAACATGCCTCAGTCTTTGTGGCAGAGGCGGCCAGGAGCGAGGATCTTATTGTTGTGAGACCCAAAGTGAggccacagagctgcaggccTGCTGCACCATCAGCACATG ACCCCAGAAAGGAGACCAGCAGTCCCCAGTCACAGTGCTGCGTCCGCCCGGATTCCTACCGGCATTTCACTCCTCACTTTAAGGCCTCTGTGCTTCCCCAG AGTTTTTTATCTCCTCCAGCTGGCAACGAAGTCCTAAAGCTGAAAGCAGTAATTGGCTACAATGGAAATGGCAGAGGGAACATGGTGTGGGACCCGGACACAG GTTTCTTCGCCTACACCTGTGGCTGCATCATCGTGGTTGAAGACCTGCACTcagggtcacagaatcactggCTTGCTCATGCAGAGGAGATCTCTACACTTGCTGTCAGCCACGATGCCCAG GCTCTGGCTTCTGCCTCGGGAAAGAGAGATGGAGACTCCCATTGTCAGATCTGCATCTGGAACACTCAGGATGGGATTTGTACAGCAAGTCTCTTCCACCACAAGACACAAATCCAAGCCATGGCATACTCTCGGGATGACAGGTTCCTTGCTACCATTG GGGACTACAATGATCAAACCATTGCTCTGTGGAGTACCTACACTTATGAACTCCTGTCATCGACTCGTATCTCCGAGCCAGTCCATGACATGGCTTTTAGTCCTTTTTCTCACAGAGAAATGGCCTGCGTGGGGAAGGGAGCACTTACATTttggctgctggagcagcacggGGCTGACATCAATCTCAAG GTTCATAGGGCCCCTGCACCTGAAGTGTTAGGGCCAGCGGAGCTGACATCCCTCTGCTATGGGGCTGACACCCTTCTTTACAGTGGGACCAACTCAGGCCAGGTCTGCGTGTGGGACACGGAGACCAACAGCTGCTTCATGATGTGGGAGGCTGATGAGGGCGAGATCG GTGTGCTGGTGTGCCGCTGCAACAGGCTGGTGAGCGGCAGCAACGCGAAGCGCATCCGCCTGTGGGCAGTGGGGGCCACGCAGGAGCTGAGGCCGAAGGGGCCCAAGGCCAG acCTAGCTCAGTCCTGCTAGAACATGAGATCACCCTGGATGGGACGATAGTCAGCATGGCCTTCGATGACTCTTTAGAAATGGGGATTGTGGGCACCACAGCAGGAACACTGTGGTACATCAACTGGAAGGAGAGCACAAGCATCCGGCTCATCAGCGGCCACAAAAGCAAG GTGACCGAGGTGTCCTTCAGTCCTGATGAGACTCTCTGTGCCACGTGTGGGGAAGATGGCAGCGTGAGGGTTTGGTCCCTCAGCAGAATGGAGCTGGTGGTACAGTTTCAAGTGCTGAACCAG AGTTGCCAGTGCCTGGCCTGGAAGCCTCACCCCAACGTTGCATGGGAAGCTGAGAGTCAGCATGTGGTGGCAGGATACAGTGATGGCACCATCCGTGTCTTCAGTATTTCCAGGACAGAGATGGAGCTGAAAATGCACCCCCATGCCACCACACTGACAGCAATTGCCTACTCCACAGATG GAGAAATGATTTTATCAGGGGGCAAGGATGGAATCGTGGCTGTCAGCAGCCCTCGCACTGGAATGACCATCCGCATCCTTGCTGACCACAAAGGCTCTGCTATCACCGTCCTGCAGTGCATCAGGAAGCAG TACCATGATTTTGGGGTGcaaggagctgagctgtggctgGCTACCAGCTCAGACCGCCGGGTCAGCGTTTGGGCCTCCGACTGGCTGAAGGATAAGTGTGAGCTCCTCGACTGGCTTagcttccctgctcctgccagcCCCGAG GGTCATGGCAGCCTGCCACCCAGCCTGGCTGCGTTCTGCCCTTGGGAGCATGGAACCTTGGTCTACGTTGGCTTTGGGATGCAGAAGGAAGCCCTGTTTTACAGCCTGCGCAAGAAACAG GTTGTTGAGAAGATCTCCTTGCCATACTTTGCCACGTCCCTGAGTCTGTCTCCTGCAGCGCGCTTCATGGCTGTCGGCTTCAGCG AGCGGCTCCTCCGGCTGCAGCGCTGCCCTGCCGGCCTCCCCCAGGACTACGCCGCTCACGATGACGCCGTCCACCTCTGTCGCTTCGCTCCAGCCGGCCGCCGCTTGCTGACGGCCTCGCACAGCGCGGTTCTcgtctgggagctgctgggcgCCTGA